The following DNA comes from Nocardioides panzhihuensis.
CGCACTCGCCGCAGAACGGCAGGGCGAGTACGCCGTGGGCGGCCGCCTCGTACAGCGGGGCGAGCAGGTCGCCCTCGACCTGCGGGGCGAGGGTTTCGCTCAGGAGCCAGTCGGTCGTCATGCCGCACGTTCCAGGATGAGGGCCGCGTGATGGTCGATGCGACCGCCGATGCCGCCGACCAGGGCGGTGGCGGCGCCGTCGACCTGGCGCTCTCCGCCCTCGCCGCGGAGCTGGACCAGCGCCTCGGCCAGCGGAGTCATGCCCTGGAGGTAGAAGCCGGAGAGCTGGCCGCCGCCGGTGTTGGTCGGCAGCGCTCCCCCGCGACTGGTCTCGCCGGACGCGACGAACTTGCCGGCGGGCACGCCTCCGGTGAGCGCGTACTCCTCCAGCAGCATCAGGGTGACCACGGAGAACGGGTCGTAGAGCTCAGCGACGTCGAGGTCGCCGCGAGTCATCCGGGCGGCGTCGAGCGCATCGTCGACCGCCCGGCGACCGCCGCCGAACCAGGACTCTCGGCCCGCTCGGCGGTGGCGTACGGGGTGCGCGCGGCCGGTGCCGCGTACGTTCACCCGGATCGGGTTGCCGAGGCCGGGGTCGCCGGTGACCACGACAGCGACCGCGCCGTTGACCGGGCGGGCGCAGTCGAGCCGGCGCAGCGGCTCGGCGATCATCGGCGCGGCGAGGTAGCCCTCGGCGTCGAGCGGCTTGCGCACCACGGCCGCGGGATTGCCGAGCGCCCAGGCGCGGGTGGTCACCGCGACGGCACACAGGTCCTCGGGAGTGCCGCCGCTGACGTGCATCCAGCGCTGGGCGAGCAGGGCGTAGGTCGGCACCGAGCCGAGCACGCCGGAGGCACGTTCCAGGCCGCGTACGCCGGACTGGCCGCCGCTGTGGGCGTAGGTCGAGCCGGCGCCCTTGCCCTGCACCAGCGGCGCGTCGGCGAAGACGCAGACGACGGTGCTCGCCGCCCCGGTCGCGATGGCCAGGGCGGCGCGCTGGATCATCGCGATGGTCGTGGCGCCCTTGATCTCGACGTGCTCGAGCAGGCGCAGGTCGCCGAAGCCGCCCTGGGCGGCGAAGGTGACGCCGAGCCGGTCGGGGCGCACGCCCTGGGAGGTGCCGACCAGCAGCCCGTCGACGTCGGCGCGGGTCAGCCCGGCGTCGGCGAGCGCCAGGCCGACGGCCTCGCGGGCGAGCCCCTGCGGCGTACGCCCGGGGGTCAGCGACATCTCGGTCATGCCGAGCCCGACCAGGGCCACATCGGCGGAGGTCACTGCACGCCTTCGGGTTCGCCGGTGGGTTCAGGACGCGGGGTGCGCTCGTCACGGTAGGCGCCGACGCGCATCCACTCCACCCGGTCGTCCGGGGTGGCCTGGGTCAGGCAGGCGAGCTCGAGCGGGGACAGGAAGATCTGCTCGCCCGTCTCGACGTCCTCGACGAGCAGACGCGGGCCGTTGCCCGTGGTGTCCAGCGAGACGCGGACGACGGCGAACTCGTTGGCCAGCGTCGCCAGCTCCTGCCGGATGACCGGGCGGATGCGCTCTTCCTGCGTCATTGCGTCTGCTGACCTACTCACTGGAACTCATTGGATCGATGGCTCTCATGTTTTATCGCATACGACTGTCAGAAACAACCCCCAGTGAAGCAATGGAGACAGACCGCGACGAGGTCCCAATGCCCGCCAAAGACTGGCCAAACAGGCGGAGCGACGGCAGACTACGACTGAGACGTACTATTAAGACGGAGTCGTCAGATTGAGACTCGCGCCACAGGCCGTGACGCACCCGATACCGGAAGGTTCACCGATGAGCGAGACCACGTTGAGCACCGCTACGACCACTCAGACCGCCACCGATCAGCCCGCGGACCACCGCAGCATCTGGGGATTCCTGCGTGAGCTCGACTTCCGGCAGGGCTTCGTCGAGGTCGGCGGCGTCCGCACCCGGTACGCCGAGGCCGGCTCCCCCGACCTGCCGGCGGTGATCATGCTGCACGGCACCGGCGGCCACTGGGAGACGTTCGCACCCAACCTGGCCGCGCTCTCCGAGCACTTCCACTGCATCGCCGTCGACATGGTCGGCAACGGCTTCTCCGAGAAGCCCGACTACGACTACGAGATCCCGGTCTACGTCCGCCAGGCCCTCGGCGTGCTCGACCACTTCGGCATCGAGAAGGCACACTTCATCGGAATGTCGCTGGGCGCATGGGTCTGCGCGGCCACCGCCGTATCCCACCCGGACCGAGTGGATCGGATGATCCTGATGTCGCCGGCCGGGCTGATCGCCACGGCCTCCAACATGGCCCGGATCCGGGCCGAGCGCACCGCCGCGGTGCAGAACCCGACCTGGGACTCGATCCACAAGGTCTTCGCCCATCTGATCGCCGAGGAGGCCAACCGCCTCCCCGACCTGATCGCGCTGCGCCAGGCGATCTACCGCCGCGACGACACCCGCGAGACCATCGACCGCCTGCTGATCCTGCAGGACGCCGAGGCTCGCGATCGCAACCTCATCCCCGAGGAGGCGTGGAAGACGATCCAGACCCCGACGCTCGTCGTCGCGGCGGGCAAGGACCACAGCGAATACATGAGCACGGCGCGCACCGTCTCTCGGCTCATCCCCGATTCCGACGTGCTCGAGATGCCCGGCGTGGCCCACTGGCCGCACTTCGAGGACCCGGCCACGTTCAACCCGGCCGCGATCGCCTTCCTGTCCAAGTGAGCGCCCCGATGCTTCCCGAGACCATCGCCGAGTGCGCGCAGCGGCTCTACGAGGCCGAACAGGCTCGCAAGCCGATCCGTCAGCTCTCGCTGGACTTCCCCGAGATGACGATCGAGGACGCGTACGCCGTGCAGCGCGCGCTCGTCGACCTGAAGGTCGCCGACGGCCGGGCCGTTCGGGGCCGCAAGATCGGGCTGACCTCGAAGGTCATGCAGCGGGCGGTCTCCATCGACGAGCCCGACTACGGGGCCATCTTCGACGACATGTTCTTCGACGACGGCGGCACGGTCCCGGCCGGCCGGTTCATCCAGCCGCGGGTCGAGGTCGAGCTGGCCTTCGTGCTCGGTGCGGACCTGACCGGTCCCGGCGTCACGCTCTACGACGTGCTGCGCGCCAGCGAGTACGTCACCCCGGCACTGGAGATCCTCGACGCCCGGGTCCAGATGAGCGACCCGGAGACGGGCCACCTGCGTACCATCGTCGACACCATCGCCGACAACGCAGCCGATGCGGGCATCGTGCTCGGTGGCCGGGTCGTACGCCCGCACGACGTCGACCTGCGCTGGGTCTCCGCCCTGCTGCTGCGCAACGCCTCCATCGAGGAGTCGGGCGTCGCCGCCGCGGTGCTCAACCACCCCGCCAACGGCGTCGCCTGGCTGGCCAATCGGCTCGCGCCCCACGGGGTGTCGCTGCAGGCGGGCGAGGTGATCCTCGCCGGCTCGTTCACCAAGCCGGTCTTCGCCCTGCCTGGCGACACGTTCGTTGCCGACTACGGCCCGCTCGGCACCGTCTCGTGCGCCTTCGCCCGTGAGGAGCTGTCATGAACCGCTGGCTCGAACGACTCGGCGAGCGACCCCAGGCCGGGATGTGGATCGCATCGGGAAGCGCCTACACCGCGGAGATCTGCGCCGGTGCGGGCCTGGACTGGCTGATGCTCGACCAGGAGCACGTTCCCAACGACCTACGCTCGACGCTGGCCCAGCTCCAGGCGGTGGCCGCCTACCCGGTCGAGGTGCTGGTGCGCCCGGCCGTCTTCGACCCGGTCGCCATCAAGCAGCTCCTCGACCTCGGGGTGACCAACCTGATCGTGCCGATGATCGAGTCGGCCGACGAGGCCAGGGCCGTGGTCGCGGCCACGCGCTATCCACCCGAGGGGATCCGCGGGGTCGGCAGCGCGCTCGCACGAGCCTCGCAATGGAACCGGATCTCCGACTATCTGACGACCGCGTCCACCACACTGAGCGTCACCGTCCAGGTGGAGTCGGCCGCCGGTCTCGACGCCCTGCCCCAGATCCTCGACGTCGACGGGATCGATGGGGTCTTCATCGGGCCCGCCGACCTGGCCGCATCCCTCGGCCGCCTCGGCCAGCCCGAGCATCCCGATGTCGTCGCCACGATCGAGCGCACGATCGCGACGATCGCCGCCTCAGGCAAGGCTGCCGGGGTCAACGCGTTCAACGAGACGATCGCCCGTCGCTACCTGGCCGCCGGCGCCCGCTTCGTCCTCGTCGGAGCTGACGTCACCCTGCTGGCCCGCGGCGCCGAAGGACTGGCGAAGCAGTATGGATCTCTTTGACCCCAGGACTGTTATCTGACGCTAATGTCACTTAGAGTGTTCCTATGTCCCCCGGACCGAGAGGGTCCGTTGCCTGGAAGGTCTGCCGATGGATTTGGACTTCACGAAAGAACAGGTGGAGTTCCGTGAACGGGTGCGCACCTGGCTCACCGAGAACAAGCCCCGCGAGCCCCGACCTCGCGACGACGCCGGAATACGCGAGTACGACCTCGCCTGGCAGCGTACGCAGTGGGAGGGCGGCTGGGCGGGCATCGCCTGGCCCACCGAGTACGGCGGTGGCGGGCTCACCCTGCTCCAGCAGCTGATCTGGTACGAGGAGTACGCCGCCCAGGGGTTCCCCGGCATCGACGCGTGCTTCGTCGGGCTCAGCCACGCCGGCCCGACCCTGATGCTGCGCGGCAACGAGGAGCAGAAGTCCTTCCACCTCCCTCGCATCCTCAAGGGCGAGGTGATCTGGTGCCAGGGCTTCTCCGAGCCCGAGGCCGGCTCCGACCTGGCCGCGCTGCGAACGAAGGCGGTCATCGACAACGACCACCTGGTCGTCAACGGACAGAAGATCTGGACCAGCTCGGCCGCCTGCGCCGACTATCAGGAGCTGCTCGTACGCACCGACAGCACCGGGTCGAAGCACCAGGGCATCACCTGGGTCATCTGCGACATGCACACCCCGGGGATCGAGGTCCGCCCGATCAGGACGATGGAGGGCGGCGCGGAGTTCTGCGAGGTCTTCTACGACGACGTACGCATCCCGCTGGCCAACGTCGTCGGCGACGTCGACGACGGGTGGAGCGTGGCCATGTCCACGCTCTCCTTCGAGCGCGGCACCGCGTTCACCGCCAACCAGGTCAGGCTCGCGAAGGTGGTCGAGGACCTCATCGACTTCTCCCGCGACCACACCGGACCCGACGGGCGCCGGCCGGCGATCGCCGACGACGAGATCGCCCGCCGACTGGCCCGGGCACGCGCCTCGGTCGCGTCGCTGCGCGCGATGACGTACGTCGGCATCTGCCACACCATGAAGGCCGACACCCCAGGCCCGCGCGGCTCGATGCTGAAGCTCTACTACGCCGACCTGTGCAAGGAGATCGCCGCGCTGGCGATGGACATCGTCGGGGCCGACGCGCTGCGCGGCTC
Coding sequences within:
- a CDS encoding alpha/beta fold hydrolase; the protein is MSETTLSTATTTQTATDQPADHRSIWGFLRELDFRQGFVEVGGVRTRYAEAGSPDLPAVIMLHGTGGHWETFAPNLAALSEHFHCIAVDMVGNGFSEKPDYDYEIPVYVRQALGVLDHFGIEKAHFIGMSLGAWVCAATAVSHPDRVDRMILMSPAGLIATASNMARIRAERTAAVQNPTWDSIHKVFAHLIAEEANRLPDLIALRQAIYRRDDTRETIDRLLILQDAEARDRNLIPEEAWKTIQTPTLVVAAGKDHSEYMSTARTVSRLIPDSDVLEMPGVAHWPHFEDPATFNPAAIAFLSK
- a CDS encoding aldolase/citrate lyase family protein; amino-acid sequence: MNRWLERLGERPQAGMWIASGSAYTAEICAGAGLDWLMLDQEHVPNDLRSTLAQLQAVAAYPVEVLVRPAVFDPVAIKQLLDLGVTNLIVPMIESADEARAVVAATRYPPEGIRGVGSALARASQWNRISDYLTTASTTLSVTVQVESAAGLDALPQILDVDGIDGVFIGPADLAASLGRLGQPEHPDVVATIERTIATIAASGKAAGVNAFNETIARRYLAAGARFVLVGADVTLLARGAEGLAKQYGSL
- the hpaH gene encoding 2-oxo-hept-4-ene-1,7-dioate hydratase translates to MSAPMLPETIAECAQRLYEAEQARKPIRQLSLDFPEMTIEDAYAVQRALVDLKVADGRAVRGRKIGLTSKVMQRAVSIDEPDYGAIFDDMFFDDGGTVPAGRFIQPRVEVELAFVLGADLTGPGVTLYDVLRASEYVTPALEILDARVQMSDPETGHLRTIVDTIADNAADAGIVLGGRVVRPHDVDLRWVSALLLRNASIEESGVAAAVLNHPANGVAWLANRLAPHGVSLQAGEVILAGSFTKPVFALPGDTFVADYGPLGTVSCAFAREELS
- a CDS encoding acyl-CoA dehydrogenase family protein, which gives rise to MDLDFTKEQVEFRERVRTWLTENKPREPRPRDDAGIREYDLAWQRTQWEGGWAGIAWPTEYGGGGLTLLQQLIWYEEYAAQGFPGIDACFVGLSHAGPTLMLRGNEEQKSFHLPRILKGEVIWCQGFSEPEAGSDLAALRTKAVIDNDHLVVNGQKIWTSSAACADYQELLVRTDSTGSKHQGITWVICDMHTPGIEVRPIRTMEGGAEFCEVFYDDVRIPLANVVGDVDDGWSVAMSTLSFERGTAFTANQVRLAKVVEDLIDFSRDHTGPDGRRPAIADDEIARRLARARASVASLRAMTYVGICHTMKADTPGPRGSMLKLYYADLCKEIAALAMDIVGADALRGSSRWDQHGWVGNYFYSFSQSIGGGTSEIQRNIIGERVLGLPR
- a CDS encoding thiolase family protein — encoded protein: MTSADVALVGLGMTEMSLTPGRTPQGLAREAVGLALADAGLTRADVDGLLVGTSQGVRPDRLGVTFAAQGGFGDLRLLEHVEIKGATTIAMIQRAALAIATGAASTVVCVFADAPLVQGKGAGSTYAHSGGQSGVRGLERASGVLGSVPTYALLAQRWMHVSGGTPEDLCAVAVTTRAWALGNPAAVVRKPLDAEGYLAAPMIAEPLRRLDCARPVNGAVAVVVTGDPGLGNPIRVNVRGTGRAHPVRHRRAGRESWFGGGRRAVDDALDAARMTRGDLDVAELYDPFSVVTLMLLEEYALTGGVPAGKFVASGETSRGGALPTNTGGGQLSGFYLQGMTPLAEALVQLRGEGGERQVDGAATALVGGIGGRIDHHAALILERAA